A window of Thermotoga sp. Mc24 genomic DNA:
AAGGGTCGCTTTCCTTCCTTCTGCAAGAAGTTCATCCAGGTCCCCCGTCGAGAAGATGTAGAAGTCGTATCCGGGCACTTTCTCCCACACGGTGTATTTCTTCTCTCCGTTGTATTCGTACTCTACGTATTTCTCTCCACCTTTCTTTGCCTCTTCAAACGCTTTCTCAAACCCTCCAAACTCTTTCACGTCTCTCATGAAATTCCCCATGTCTTTGTGAATCAATACCTTCCCGTCATCCGTGACGAGTACTCCGTAGCCATTTTCACCCAATTTGCCACCTTCTGCCACCGTACGCCAAAAATCCTTGTTCTGAGAGAGATCTATCACATAACCCACCGCACCGAGTGTGCCTGCACCGAACGCACCAAGGGGAGCTAAAACAACGAAGGATGGTTTACCTTCAAAGACATCAGAGGTAACTAAATATGGATTTTGCGAATTCTTAACAAGGTTCATGTATTTTTGATAAATGGTTGATGAAGAATCAATCTGCTTCAATCCATCAGCTTTAGCAATGTAGCCAGAACCCGTCATTTCTTCTATCGCAATTCCAGCAATAAGTGTATTGGAAGCTTCTTTGAGGAGCTTGACCATATTGGAAGCCATGGAATAGGTATCGAGAAGCTGTGCTTCCATGGACTGAGTCAGAACAACTGCCCTTTCTACATACTTGTTCAATTTTTCGGCGAAATAATTTGAAAGAACATGAATCTGAACTGTTGCATTCTTTTTGACAGTTTCAACAACCGCGCCAGAAACGCTCTGATAAATGAGATAAAAACTAACAAGAAGCCCTGCCAGAACAACCAGTATAACAAGGAAAACTTTCGCACGAAGTGTCATGGCTTCACCCTCCCGGTTTCGGTGTTATCAACTTTTATTTTATCAAAGATGTCAACAAAAAAGAAAGGGTACCGGAAACAGCGGGAGTTAAAAACCACCCACTCAAAATCCTTATTAAAACTTTCTTATTTCCCAGATTCATACCCTTCGAGTAACCGGCTCCCAGAACGGCTCCCACAATAGCTTGAGAGGAAGAGACAGGAATCCCAATCAAGCTGAAAGCCCACACAACCATTGCTTGTGATAAAACCGCTATAAGAGAAGTAAAATGATCTAATTCTATTAGATTTTTCCCCACTGTCAACATCACGTTCTTACTGTAGGTGAGAATTCCAAGAGCTATGCTGATTCCACCAAGAAGAGCAGCTTGCTCGATCGTCAGGATCTTTCCGGCGAACACTCCCGTTACGTTCGCGACGTTGTTCGCTCCCAAGGAAAACGCACCGTAAGTACCTATGATCCACGCGGAAGTTTTTATCACACTGTCTTGAATTTGAATGCTGGAAATTCTCCTGAAGAGAAACGAAAGAGCTGGATAGAAGATGAGACTCAAAAGGAAGGCTCCAACTGGTGTTAAAAACCACACAGCAAGTATTTTTGTGATCGCAGAAAGATTGATCCCACCAACGCCCAGTACCGTGACATTGGCTCCTATTATTCCTCCAACCACAGCTTGAGATGTGGACACAGGTATCCCGAGTTTCGTCATGATCGTGACTGTAAGGGCACCTGAAAGAACTGCTATACTGGAGACAAACAGATCAGAAGCACTAAGGGAACTGATATTCTGAAGCCCCTTCGCTCCTCCGAGAACAGAACCCAGAATTACAAAAATGCTCGCCACCATGGTGGCTTTTCTGTAAGGAATGAGTCCCGATCCCACGAAAGGGCCAAAGACGTTTGCCGCATCGTTGGCACCCAGCGCCCATCCCAGAAAGAGAGAAGGTAAAAGGAGTATGAACATTACAACCCCTCCTGTAGTGTGTTTTCTATTGTATCACTTTGAACCCTTTTCATGATACATCTGTCTCAAGTAACGAAGAACTAGAAAACCCAACAGAACTTCACATAATTTTAAAAATAAGGTACCCATTTAGGAAAGAAATTAGAATCTTCTCTTAACCTGTTACATTTAAAATGTATCACGGAGAATGAAAGTTGACCCCCCTATCCCCCTTGAGATACACCCCCCACGGCCTTGGCGGGCTCGAAAGAGCCCGCATTTTTTTGTACAAGAACCCCACCAAATGTGGCCTGATGTGATAGAATTTACACAGCAAATCTCATATTCAGGAGGGATAGTCGTGGTAGATATTGGCACCTTAATCTTTCAAATTTTCTGGATGATCTTTATTTTTTCACTCATTACGCCTTTTCTCAGGAATTCTGCTCTCAAATCAGCCAGAGAAACCCTGATAAGAGAAATTGAAAAAAAGAGAAACAGCCGTGTGATCACACTGATTCACAGAACGGAATCTATCAGTTTTCTCGGTTTTCCAGTACGCAGGTACATAGATATCGAAGACTCTGAAGAGATACTGAGAGCGATTAAGTTAACACCTCCTGATATGCCGATAGATCTCATACTACACACACCTAGCGGACTCGTATTGGCAGCGGAACAGATTGCCAGAGCTTTGAAAATGCACAGGGGAAAGGTAACGGTTTTTGTTCCACATTATGCCATGTCCGGTGGAACGTTGATAGCCCTCGCCGCCGACGAGATTATCATGGATGAGAACGCTGTTCTGGGGCCGCTAGATCCCCAGATAGGAAATATGCCCGCTCCCTCCATTCTCGCCGCTGTAAGAAAAAAGGATGTGAACCAAGTTGATGACCAGACACTGATACTTGCAGACATAGCGGAAAAAGCGATCAGACAGGTTAAAGAATTTGTGGTGGAAATTCTTTCAGACAAAGTGCCAAAGGAGAAAGCTGAAGAAATCGCCGATAAACTCTGCAGTGGACACTGGACACACGATTATCCGCTGAACTACGAAAAACTCAGAGAGATGGGTATACAGGTGAAAACGGACATGCCTCAGGAAATATACGATCTCATGGATCTTTACAAACAGGCCGAACCCAAGAGACCTTCTGTGAACTACATTCCTGCTCCCTACTACAACAGAAAGGAGACGGGTAATGGGAATAGATGAGCTCTACAAAAAGGAATTTGGAATCGTAGCAGGCGTGGATGAAGCAGGAAGAGGATGTCTCGCAGGTCCCGTTGTGGCGGCCGCTGTCGTTCTGGAAAAGGAAATAGAAGGAATAAACGACTCAAAACAGCTTTCTCCCTCGAAAAGGGAGAAGCTCTTCGATGAAATAATGAAGAAGGCAGCTGTTGGTATAGGAATCGCATCTCCAGAGGAAATAGACCTCTACAACATATTCAACGCCACAAAAATTGCTATGAATCGAGCACTGGAGAACCTACCCGTGAAACCCTCGTTCGTGCTCGTTGACGGAAAGGGAATCGAGCTGAATGTTCCCGGTACATGCTTGGTGAAAGGAGATCAGAAAAGTAAACTGATAGGAGCAGCCTCCATTGTTGCAAAAGTATTCAGGGATAGATTGATGAACGAGTTCCACAGGATGTATCCCCAGTTTTCCTTCCACAAACACAAAGGTTACGCCACAAAAGAACATCTGAACGAAATCGGAGAGAACGGAGTTTTACCCATCCACAGGATGAGTTTTGATCCCGTTTTAGAACTTCTGACCGATGATTTGTTGAGGGAGTTCTTCGAAAAAGGACTCATCTCCGAAAATCGATTCGAACATATAAAGAACCTTCTGGGGGCGAGAAAAAGTGTGGTTTTCCGGAAAGAAAGAACAGGTCATAATCTCTCTCTTTTTTAAACACATCGACAAAGTTGAAGAAACTCTGGAATGCGTCTTCGATCTCATAAAAAAGTATTTTGAAGATACTGACGACATCGAGTCTCTTTATCTCCGGACACAAAGGCTTGAAAGCGAAGCCGATCGATTACGTCGAAAAACAGAGATGGAAATGTACAGTGGAGCGTTCCTGCCGAATTTCAGAGGAGATCTTCTGGGACTGATTGAAGCCGTAGATAAGGTGGCGAACAAAGCCGAGTATGTGGCGGACTTGATTGTTCTTCAAAAACCAGAAGTTCCCCACGAACTGAAAGATCTTATTTTGTCGCAGATGGAATATTCTCTGAAGGCTTACGAATCACTGAAAAGTGCACTCAGGTTTTTGTTCGAGGATCTCGAGAGAGTTGAAGAGTTCGTTCTCGCCGTGGAGAAATACGAACACGACGAAGATACCGTGGAGCGAACGGCCCTCAGAAAGCTCTTTGAGATGGACATCGAAAGGTGTGTAAAACTTGAAGTGAAAGAACTGATAAGAAGTATAGGGGACATAGCCGATAGAACGGAGGATGCGTCTGATAGAGCAGAAATCATCCTTCTGAAAAGGAGGTTCTGAAGTGAAAGAGGCAGGGATTCTCTTCGAAGAACTCGTATCCATAATGGAAAAACTGCGATCTCCTGAAGGATGTGAATGGGACAGAAAGCAAACTCACGAGAGCTTGAAGCCGTATCTTATCGAGGAATGCTACGAACTGATCGAAGCGATAGACGAAAAAAACGACGAGATGATGAAAGAGGAACTCGGTGATGTGCTGCTTCAGGTGGTGTTCCACGCACAGATAGCCCGCGAAAGAGGCGCTTTCACCATTGAGGATGTGATACGAACCCTCAACGAAAAATTGATCAGACGACATCCACACGTTTTCGGAGACAGCCCAGGGTATTCTTACAAACAATGGGAAGATATAAAAGCTCAGGAAAAAGGAAAGAAGAAATCTTCGAGGATCGGTGAAATAAACCCGCTCGTTCCCGCTCTCTCGATGGCAAGAAGAATCCAGGAAAACGCGTCGCAGGTGGGATTTGACTGGAAAGATCCAGAAGGAGTCTACGAGAAGATAGAGGAAGAATTGAAAGAACTGAAAGAGGCAAGTAATCCCAGTGAGTTGGAAGAGGAATTCGGTGACCTGTTGTTTTCGATGGTCAATCTCTCAAGATTTCTGAACGTTGATCCTGAATCGGCTCTGAGAAAGGCCACGAGAAAGTTTGTCGAAAGATTCAAAAGGATGGAGGAGTTAATAGAGAAGGATGGTTTGATTCTTGAAGAACTTCCCATTGAAAAGTTGGACGAATACTGGGAAAGGACGAAAGGAGGAGATGAAGCATGAGAAAGTTGATCTTCGCGATTCTGGCGGTACTGGGAATCAGTCTCTTTGGACAGGCAACAATCACATCCAGCACTGTCGTTGCCATAGTCAATGGAGAGTCTATCACCTCTGATTTACTCGAACTCGAAGCAGATATAGATGGAATTTTGAGAAACATTTCTCAGATCGATTTGAGATTTTTCAACGTTCTTACAGGCACCGAAGAAGGCCTGAAATTGCTGTTGAAATACAAACAAGAAGTTCTCAACTCTTTAATAGACGATCTTCTCATTCAGCAGCTTGCGAAAAAAGAGGGAGTCGGAGTAAGTGACGAAGAAGTAAAGGGAGAAGTTGAAACAAGGCTCAAAGAAACAGTTGAATCCATGGGTATAACCCTGGAAGACCTCGACAAGTTTCTTCAGAGCGCCGGATACGGTGATCTCGAAACTTTCAAAAAGAGATTGCAATGGCATATGAAAACACAGCTTTCACTCCAGAGGCTCCAGGAGAAAATCACTCAGAGCGCAACCGTCACACTCGAAGAAGCACAGAACTACTACAATCAGAACAAAGAGACTTACAGAATACCCGCCGCCGTTCATCTCTACAAAATCACCACCGAGGATAAGAGTAAAATGGATGAAGCACTTTCAAAGATCAGAAAAGGGGAAGACTTTCTCGAGGTTGCGACGCAGGTGGCAACCGGTGGTGATCTCGGCTGGATTGAAGAAGGAAAATTGGAAAAAGACATAGAAAGTGTGATTTTCGACGCTCCAGAAGGGGCCATTCTTGGACCCTTCGAGTCCGGAGGTAAATTCGTGCTCTACAAAGTTGTCGAGAAACGATCTTCTTCCTACAAAAAATTCGAAGAGGTCAAACAGGAAATCATGAGTGAATTGCTCGCAGACAAGAAGAATCAGTTGTGGAACGATTGGTTCAACAAAGTGTTCGAAGAGTTCAAAAAGAATAGCCAAATAGAGATAAAACTTGGAGGGAGTCAGGGATGAAATTGAGGACGAAAACGATGGAGTGGTCGGGAGACTCTCTGAGACTCCTTGATCAGAGAAAACTACCATTCGTTGAAGAATACGTGGAGTGCAAAACACACGAAGAAGTTGCGTACGCCATAAAGGAAATGATCGTCAGAGGGGCTCCTGCCATAGGAGTCACCGCGGCGTTTGGATACGTCCTGGGACTCAAAGAATACAAAACGGGAAGCTTGATGGACTGGATGAGACAGGTAAAAGAGACTTTGGCCAGAACAAGGCCCACGGCTGTAAACCTGTTCTGGGCACTGAACAGGATGGAAAAGGTATTCTCCGAGAACTTTGACAGAGAAAATCTCTTCGAGATCTTGGAAAACGAAGCGCTGAAGATGGCATATGAAGATATAGAGGTCAACAAAGCGATTGGAAGGAACGGTGCCCAGCTCATAAAAGATGGATCAACCATCCTCACCCACTGCAACGCAGGAGCCCTCGCAACTGTAGATTACGGTACTGCCCTTGGGGTGATAAGGGCGGCTGTGGAAGCAGGAAAACGAATCAAAGTGTTTGCGGATGAAACAAGACCTTACCTTCAGGGAGCACGACTTACCGCCTGGGAACTCATGAAAGACGGTATAGAAGTCTATGTCATCACCGACAACATGGCCGGGTGGTTGATGAAGAAGGGGTTGATCGATGCCGTCGTGGTTGGAGCGGACAGAATCGCTCTGAACGGTGACACAGCAAACAAAATAGGAACTTATTCTTTAGCCGTTCTTGCGAAGAGAAACAACATACCGTTCTACGTTGCAGCTCCTGTCTCGACGATAGATCCAACTATAAAAAGTGGAGAAGAAATACCCATAGAGGAAAGAAGGCCAGAAGAGGTCACTCACTGTGGCGGGAACAGAATAACCCCGGAGGGAATAAAAGTTCTGAACCCCGCTTTCGACGTCACAGAAAATTCTCTCATAACGGCGATAATAACGGAAAAAGGTGTGATCAAACCTCCTTTCGAAGAGAACATAAAGAAGATCCTTGGGGTGTGATTTTGGAGACCATATTCAGTTTTCTCGAAGAGAGATTTCTTGCGTGGATGTGTATTTTCACAAGGTTCACAGGGTTCTTTTTGATCGCTCCCTTCTTTTCCGAGAGAGTGTTTCCTGTGGAAGTGAGGGTATTTCTGGGATTGTTTACGAGCTGGTTGATGCTCTTTACAGTCGATGCATCCATACCCCTGAATACTCCTGTTTTGAGTTTCACTTTGAATCTGTTTTTCAACTTTCTCGTTGGGTTTGGAATCGGTTTTATCGTCTATCTGTTTCTTCAGGCGTTCAACGGGGCGGGATACATCTTTGGCTTTCAAATTGGATTCGGAATGGAAGAGGTACTGGCCTTCGGTGAAGAAGAAACAAACCCCACGGGAGAACTGGTTTACTTCATCGCTCTCACTGTTTTTGTGCTGATAAAGGGACCTGTTCTCATGTTTGAGGGATTGAGGGACTCAATCGATGTCTTCCCCGTGAACCTCACAGGTATTGCGGACGGGTTCTTCTCTTACATCGTGGAAAGATCGAGCGACTTCTTCGTGTTGATCCTGAAAATAGGAGCACCAGTCATCGCCTTCATGCTCATCATAAGTATTGTTCTTGGTATCGTCTCGAGGCTCATTCCACAGATGAACGTCTTCATGGTCGGATTGCCCCTGAAAGCGATCGTTGGGGTTATATTGATTCTGGGGATGTTGCCGATATGGGCGGACATGGCTCAAAAGATTTCGGCGCTCAGCTGGAACGCTATTCAAGAATTTCTTGGGAAATAGAACTCCTGCTCTTTGCCGAAGCAGAGAGAACAGAACGCGCCACTCCCAGAAAGAGAAGGAGAGTAAGAGAAGAAGGTAGAGCTCCCGTATCCAGGGAGCTTAATATGGCTGTCACCTTCCTCGTGTTCGCCTTAGCGCTGAAGATTCTTGGATATCAAGGTGTACAGAGGATCACAGAAGACGTTCAGGTCTTCCTATCGTTCGAAGAGACGGAAAATTTACTCGTGAATACTGTGAACGCTTTTAAAGACGTGTTTTTGATCATAGGAGCCTTTGTGGTGTTCTCCATGGTCGCAGGCGTTATGATAGGCGCCCTTCAGACAAGATTTTTATTCGCTCCGAAAGCGTTGAAACCTGACCTCAACAGAATCAACCCGATAGAAGGTTTTAAGAGATTGTTCTCACTCAGATCACTCGTGGAACTTTTGAAGTCTGTCCTCAAGGTCGCCATTGTGGGGATTGTGGTCTATCAGGTCTTGAAAAACAGATGGAGCGAAATGATTCTCCTGACAGAAATGAGCGTGAACGATGCCTTTGTGAAATTCTGGGGCATCGCCTCTGAGATCACGTTGAAAAGCGGAATGGTCCTTCTCGCTCTCGCTGTTTTCGATTACTTCTACCAGAGATGGGAATTCGAAAAGAGTATTCGTATGACGAAGCAGGAAGTGAAGGACGAACTGAAAGAAGTGGAAGGAAATCCCGAGATAAAGCGAAGACAAAGACAAATGATGTATGATATCCTACGAAGAAGAATGCTGGAAGAGGTTCCAAAGGCAGATGTTGTGATCACCAACCCCACTCACTTCGCTGTTGCTCTGAAATACGATCCGGACACAATGAACGCACCAGTTGTGATAGCGAAAGGTGTGGATCATCTGGCACTGAAAATAATAGAAATCGCAAAAGAGAACGATGTACCCGTTTTGAGAAATCCGTCTCTTGCGAGGTCTCTATACTACAAAACGGAGATAGGTGAAGAAATTCCGGTAGAATTTTACAGGATAGTTGCGGAGGTACTCGTTTACGTTTACACGAAAAAGGGCGTGAGAATTTGAAGAATGTAGATATAATCGTTTCTCTGATGATAGTTGCTATCGTCCTTTTAATGGTGCTGCCCGTACCGGACAGGATGCTGGATTTTTTCCAGATCCTGAACATAACCCTTTCCATGATCATACTGTTTTCTACCATGTACATAAGAAACGCCCTTGAACTCTCTTCATTTCCAACTCTGCTTCTTGTGGTGACCCTGTTCAGGCTCGGTCTCAACGTAGCTTCAACAAGGCTCATTCTCCTCGAGGGTCCAAAATTCCAGGGACGGGTTATAAGAACCTTCGGAGATTTCGTTGTAAAAGGAGATTATGTCGTTGGTCTCATCGTCTTTTTCATCCTCGTCATCATCCAGTTCATCGTCATCACCAGGGGTGCGGAGAGAATAGCAGAGGTGGCCGCAAGATTCACCCTCGACGCTATGCCCGGAAAACAGATGAGTGTGGATGCTGACCTGAACAGCGGATTGATAACCGAGGAAGAAGCGAGGAAAAGGAGAGAAGACATCAGGAGAGAAGCGGATTTCTATGGAGCCATGGACGGTGCAAGCAAATTCGTGAGAGGAGATGCCATAGCGAGTATTATCATCGTTTTTATAAACATAATCGGCGGACTTCTGATAGGTATGCTCAGACACGGGATGAGTCTTGTAGAGGCCGCTCAGGAATACGTGATCCTCACCGTGGGAGATGGCCTTGCGGCACAGATCCCGGCCCTTCTCGTTTCAACCGCCACCGGTATAATTGTCTCCAGGGCCGCATCCAAGGAAAATCTCGGAAAAGATCTCGTCACAGAACTTTCGAGAGAAACGAAAGTACTCCTCCTCACCGGTGGAGTGTTGATTTTCTTGGGCATTTTCACTCCCATACCGTTCTTCAGCGCCATACTTGGTGGAGCGTTGATACTTCTTGCGGTGTACACCTCCCGAGCCGTTCCTCAGGAGGAACTGGCGGGTCCTACTCCTACGGAAAGACCCAGTGGGCCAGTTCTCTCTACACCTGAAGAGGTTTCCGAGATCATACAGAGCGATACCGTTGAGGTGGAGATCGGCTACGGATTGATACCGCTCGCCGATCCATCACAGGGAGGAGACCTCCTCGATAGAATCACCTCCATCAGAAAACAGCTCGCATTCGAGCTGGGACTTGTCGTCTCTCCCATCAGAGTAAGGGACAGTGTGCTTTTGAAACCAAACGAATATTCCATAAAGATCCGCGGAAGCGAAGTTGCAAGGTACGAACTCGTACCAAACAGGCTCCTCGCCATAAATCCAGGAACTGCTAAGGAAAAGATTCCTGGTATTCCAACCAGAGAACCAGCGTTCAATTTGGAAGCATACTGGATAGAAGAGTGGAGAAAGGAAGAAGCCCAGCAAAAAGGTTACACGGTCGTGGATCCACCAACCGTGTTCGCCACACACCTTTCTGAAGTCCTGAGAAGACACGCCGATGAACTCCTCGGCTTCAAAGAGCTCGAACTTCTTATAGAAGGACTGAAGGAGAAGTTCCCGAAGCTGGTGGAAGACCTCATACCGGATGTTTTGAAGCCCGCTGAAATCAAAAAGATACTTCAAAGACTTCTAAAAGAGGGAGTATCCATTCGAAACCTTCCAACGATCTTTGAAACTCTACTTGAGAGTGCTGAGAAAAGTAAGGATATAGACTACCTCGTGGAAAGCGTAAGGAAAGCGCTGAGACGTCAAATAGCTTCGATGATCCGTTCCGAAGATGGGAAGATACACGCGATCGTTCTGGAGAGAGACCTCGAGCAGAAGCTCCTGGAATCGCTGAAAGAATTAGGAGAAGAAAGGGAGCTTCTTCTCAACCCTGAAGTTTCCAGAGAGTTGATGAACAAAATTTCAAACGAACTGGGAAATCTCATGAAAAAAGGTTATCAACCTGTTATCGTGTGTTCGGCAAGGATCAGACCTTACTTTTCCAGATACATAATGCGAACGATCCCGGGTGTTTATGTGATTTCCTACGATGAAATACCAGATGACTACATCCTTCAAATTGAAGGTGTGGTGAAATTATGAAAATAAAAAAATACGTTGCTGAGAGCATCAGAGAAGCGATGATAATGATAAGGAGGGAACTGGGAGAAAACGCCGTTATTTTGAGTTCTCGAAGAATAAAAAAAGGGGGGTTCTTTGGAATAGGTGGAAGAACGTACTTTGAAGTGACAGCTGCGGTTGAGGAAGAAAGAGAAAAAGAGGAAAACACGAGCTACAGACTACAGGAAATACTCGTAAAGAATCGACAGATTTCGAACGATAATATCAAAGGGGAGTTCGATGAGATAAAACGGACGATAAACGAGATAAAGCAGATGCTTGTAACTGAAAAGAGGCAAACTCTACCAGAAGGGCTTTCAAAAATTCTTTACGGTATGGAGAAACAGGAAATTCTCCCGGAAATCAGATACAAACTGATAGATTTTCTGAGAATGAAGTTTGGAGATCTGGATCCGAATTCGAATGAGACTTTCAAGATTTTGTCGGAGCAATTCGCAAACCTTGTGAAGACAAATGCACCAGATTTCAAAAACGCAAAAGTACTCTTTGTGGGAACAACAGGTGTAGGGAAAACTACTTCACTCGCCAAACTTGCGGCTCGTTTCAAGATAGACGAAAAGAAAAGAGTCGCTATACTGACACTCGACACGTACCGGATAGCGGCAGCGGAACAGTTGAAAATATACGCAGATATCATGGACATTCCCATGAAGATCGCTTATACTCCAAAAGAAGCCGAGTACGAAATGATGGCTCTGAAGGATTACGACATCGTTCTTGTGGACACAGCCGGGAGAAGTCATCAAAACGATCTTCAAATGAGCGAACTCAGAGCACTTTCAGAAGCTGTAAAGCCAGATATCACTTTTCTGGTAATTTCTATGAACTACAAGCTCGATGACGTGAAAAGAATCGCTGAAAGGTTCTCCGCCGTGAAACCAACTCACATCATTCTCACCAAAATGGATGAAACATCGATGTACGGAACGTTCATAAACATATCAGAAATCACGGGACTTCCCATCGCATTCGTGACAAATGGGCAGAGAGTCCCCGATGATATATTCGAAGCGAATTCCGTGGAACTTGCCAGGATTGTCGCCGGTGAGGTGTTGAATCATGCCAGATCAGGCGGAACATCTGAGAAAGACTGAACCGAATATAATAAGTGTTCTCAGCGGTAAGGGTGGTGTAGGAAAATCCGTGATAGCTGTCAACCTTTCCCTTGCTCTTAAAGAGA
This region includes:
- the mtnA gene encoding S-methyl-5-thioribose-1-phosphate isomerase codes for the protein MKLRTKTMEWSGDSLRLLDQRKLPFVEEYVECKTHEEVAYAIKEMIVRGAPAIGVTAAFGYVLGLKEYKTGSLMDWMRQVKETLARTRPTAVNLFWALNRMEKVFSENFDRENLFEILENEALKMAYEDIEVNKAIGRNGAQLIKDGSTILTHCNAGALATVDYGTALGVIRAAVEAGKRIKVFADETRPYLQGARLTAWELMKDGIEVYVITDNMAGWLMKKGLIDAVVVGADRIALNGDTANKIGTYSLAVLAKRNNIPFYVAAPVSTIDPTIKSGEEIPIEERRPEEVTHCGGNRITPEGIKVLNPAFDVTENSLITAIITEKGVIKPPFEENIKKILGV
- the flhB gene encoding flagellar biosynthesis protein FlhB, which produces MGGHGSKDFGAQLERYSRISWEIELLLFAEAERTERATPRKRRRVREEGRAPVSRELNMAVTFLVFALALKILGYQGVQRITEDVQVFLSFEETENLLVNTVNAFKDVFLIIGAFVVFSMVAGVMIGALQTRFLFAPKALKPDLNRINPIEGFKRLFSLRSLVELLKSVLKVAIVGIVVYQVLKNRWSEMILLTEMSVNDAFVKFWGIASEITLKSGMVLLALAVFDYFYQRWEFEKSIRMTKQEVKDELKEVEGNPEIKRRQRQMMYDILRRRMLEEVPKADVVITNPTHFAVALKYDPDTMNAPVVIAKGVDHLALKIIEIAKENDVPVLRNPSLARSLYYKTEIGEEIPVEFYRIVAEVLVYVYTKKGVRI
- a CDS encoding PDC sensor domain-containing protein; the protein is MTLRAKVFLVILVVLAGLLVSFYLIYQSVSGAVVETVKKNATVQIHVLSNYFAEKLNKYVERAVVLTQSMEAQLLDTYSMASNMVKLLKEASNTLIAGIAIEEMTGSGYIAKADGLKQIDSSSTIYQKYMNLVKNSQNPYLVTSDVFEGKPSFVVLAPLGAFGAGTLGAVGYVIDLSQNKDFWRTVAEGGKLGENGYGVLVTDDGKVLIHKDMGNFMRDVKEFGGFEKAFEEAKKGGEKYVEYEYNGEKKYTVWEKVPGYDFYIFSTGDLDELLAEGRKATL
- a CDS encoding ribonuclease HII, whose amino-acid sequence is MGIDELYKKEFGIVAGVDEAGRGCLAGPVVAAAVVLEKEIEGINDSKQLSPSKREKLFDEIMKKAAVGIGIASPEEIDLYNIFNATKIAMNRALENLPVKPSFVLVDGKGIELNVPGTCLVKGDQKSKLIGAASIVAKVFRDRLMNEFHRMYPQFSFHKHKGYATKEHLNEIGENGVLPIHRMSFDPVLELLTDDLLREFFEKGLISENRFEHIKNLLGARKSVVFRKERTGHNLSLF
- a CDS encoding SDH family Clp fold serine proteinase; this encodes MVDIGTLIFQIFWMIFIFSLITPFLRNSALKSARETLIREIEKKRNSRVITLIHRTESISFLGFPVRRYIDIEDSEEILRAIKLTPPDMPIDLILHTPSGLVLAAEQIARALKMHRGKVTVFVPHYAMSGGTLIALAADEIIMDENAVLGPLDPQIGNMPAPSILAAVRKKDVNQVDDQTLILADIAEKAIRQVKEFVVEILSDKVPKEKAEEIADKLCSGHWTHDYPLNYEKLREMGIQVKTDMPQEIYDLMDLYKQAEPKRPSVNYIPAPYYNRKETGNGNR
- a CDS encoding peptidyl-prolyl cis-trans isomerase, whose amino-acid sequence is MRKLIFAILAVLGISLFGQATITSSTVVAIVNGESITSDLLELEADIDGILRNISQIDLRFFNVLTGTEEGLKLLLKYKQEVLNSLIDDLLIQQLAKKEGVGVSDEEVKGEVETRLKETVESMGITLEDLDKFLQSAGYGDLETFKKRLQWHMKTQLSLQRLQEKITQSATVTLEEAQNYYNQNKETYRIPAAVHLYKITTEDKSKMDEALSKIRKGEDFLEVATQVATGGDLGWIEEGKLEKDIESVIFDAPEGAILGPFESGGKFVLYKVVEKRSSSYKKFEEVKQEIMSELLADKKNQLWNDWFNKVFEEFKKNSQIEIKLGGSQG
- the mazG gene encoding nucleoside triphosphate pyrophosphohydrolase, producing the protein MKEAGILFEELVSIMEKLRSPEGCEWDRKQTHESLKPYLIEECYELIEAIDEKNDEMMKEELGDVLLQVVFHAQIARERGAFTIEDVIRTLNEKLIRRHPHVFGDSPGYSYKQWEDIKAQEKGKKKSSRIGEINPLVPALSMARRIQENASQVGFDWKDPEGVYEKIEEELKELKEASNPSELEEEFGDLLFSMVNLSRFLNVDPESALRKATRKFVERFKRMEELIEKDGLILEELPIEKLDEYWERTKGGDEA
- the fliR gene encoding flagellar biosynthetic protein FliR, whose protein sequence is MILETIFSFLEERFLAWMCIFTRFTGFFLIAPFFSERVFPVEVRVFLGLFTSWLMLFTVDASIPLNTPVLSFTLNLFFNFLVGFGIGFIVYLFLQAFNGAGYIFGFQIGFGMEEVLAFGEEETNPTGELVYFIALTVFVLIKGPVLMFEGLRDSIDVFPVNLTGIADGFFSYIVERSSDFFVLILKIGAPVIAFMLIISIVLGIVSRLIPQMNVFMVGLPLKAIVGVILILGMLPIWADMAQKISALSWNAIQEFLGK
- a CDS encoding TIGR00153 family protein yields the protein MWFSGKKEQVIISLFFKHIDKVEETLECVFDLIKKYFEDTDDIESLYLRTQRLESEADRLRRKTEMEMYSGAFLPNFRGDLLGLIEAVDKVANKAEYVADLIVLQKPEVPHELKDLILSQMEYSLKAYESLKSALRFLFEDLERVEEFVLAVEKYEHDEDTVERTALRKLFEMDIERCVKLEVKELIRSIGDIADRTEDASDRAEIILLKRRF
- a CDS encoding inorganic phosphate transporter, with protein sequence MFILLLPSLFLGWALGANDAANVFGPFVGSGLIPYRKATMVASIFVILGSVLGGAKGLQNISSLSASDLFVSSIAVLSGALTVTIMTKLGIPVSTSQAVVGGIIGANVTVLGVGGINLSAITKILAVWFLTPVGAFLLSLIFYPALSFLFRRISSIQIQDSVIKTSAWIIGTYGAFSLGANNVANVTGVFAGKILTIEQAALLGGISIALGILTYSKNVMLTVGKNLIELDHFTSLIAVLSQAMVVWAFSLIGIPVSSSQAIVGAVLGAGYSKGMNLGNKKVLIRILSGWFLTPAVSGTLSFLLTSLIK